The Sulfurimonas aquatica genomic sequence GGCGTTATGAGTCCAGGAGGAACAACTGCGGCTGGTTATGGCGCGTTAGAAGATGGAAATGTAAGAAGTGCATGTATGGATGCTATCGAGCAAGCATACAAAAGAGCAAAAGAACTTTAAACCTTCCTACTCCAAAGCTTGCATTTAACGCAAGCTTTACTCTTATAAAAACTTCAATATCTCTTTTTCAATATCTTCTTTTTCTATAATCGTATCTTGTGCTATCTCTTTTGTGAAGAGACCTTTTACCATAGCTGGTATTTCAAGATTAGCGGTTTTAGAGATAGACTCTAACGCGTCTATGTCGTGAGCGTCAACTTCACCCGTCAGTGCGTTTGCTATAACAGGTGAAAACTTCGTCCACTCAGCAGTAGAGTAAGCAATAGTTTTAATATCTGGATTTGAGCAAGTCTCATATGATTTTAAACATGTAGCAGTATGAGGATCCATTAAGTAGCCATCATTTTCAAATGTCTCTTTAATATATTTTTTACCCTCGTCTCCATTACAAAAATCAGCGTCAAAACATTCACGAAGAGTTGAGAGTTCATCTTTGGTAAGCTCATAAGCGTTTTTAGACTCTAAGTCATTCATCAACTCTCTTGTTCTCTTATAACCAAAAAGATCAAAAAGAATTCTCTCTACATTTGATGATTTTAAGATATCCATTGCCGGAGATGTTGTACCAACGACTTCACAATTTCTTAAGTCATATTTTCCATCTTTAATAAGAGTCGTTAAAACATTATTCTCATTTGAAGAGATTATAATTTTTTCAACTGGAAGACCCATTTTCCAAGCATAGTAACCACCAAGCGCGTTTCCGAAGTTTCCACTTGGAACATTTAAGTAAACTTTTTCACCCATAGCAGTCGCGCCTTGACGAACAAGCTCAAGGTAACTGTGAATATGATAGATTATTTGAAATATAATACGACCGAAGTTTACAGAGTTAGCAGCTGAGAGAGAAACATCTTTTTCTTTGAGTGCTGCTTTAAAACTATCTGATGCAAGCAGATGTTTAAGTGCATTTTGAGCATCATCAAAAACACCGTTAATACCTATAACTTTTAAGTTTTTCGCATCCTCTGTTACCATTTGTAAACGCTGAACATCACTTGTTCCACCATCAGGATAAAGGCAAGCAACTTGGACATTAGCACGGTTTTTAAATGTTTCTAACGCAGCGGGACCAGTATCTCCACTAGTAGCTGCCAATATAAGATAATTTTCGTTGCGTTTTTGAGCGATAGAAGAGAGAACAATCCCAAAAGGCTGAAGCGCCATATCTTTAAACGCACGAGTTGGACCGTGATAAAGTTCACTTATATAAAGGTTCTCTTTCACTTTAACAACTGGAACAGGATTACTCTTATCGTCAAACTCATCATAAAGGCTTAATGCTTCATCTATAACATCTGTATCAATATCTATCTCAAAACGAGAGAGCATATCTTTTGCAAGTTCTTTATAAGATGAGTTTAAATGTTTAGTTAAAAACTCTTCACCTAACTCGGGAAGAGTCTCTGGGACATAAAGACCACCAAAAGAAGCTATAGGTGCTAAGATAGCTTGAGAAAAAGTTACACTTTGAGGTCTGTTTTCGTCTATACCGCGAGTCTGAATGAAGTTCATAATTATCTCTATTTTTTATTTTTGAAATTATATCGCTTAAAAATAAATATTCTACTTAAAAAGCCGTATAGGATTTATGTGGTAAGACTTCTGCGTTACTTCAAAAACAAGCTCATCCGCCACTCTTCCTATTGTAAAACCTTTTTTTATCTTAATTCCATTTTTTATATTTGGAGAGATTTGAGAGAGATTTGCATAGATAGTATGAAGACCATTGTTATGTTCGACAATAACTATATTGTTGAGTACTGCAGTTTTATCTGCATATATCACCTTACCATTAAAGACTGTTTTTACTTTTGCATCAGATATCTTTGGTTTCAGGGATATTGACTCATTAAATATTTTGATACCATAAATTGGATCTGTATAAGTGCCATATCCTTTGGTTATCGTATACTCATCCAATGGTGCTATAGTTTTTACACCTCTGTATTTTTTAGTTTTAACGGCTTGATAGCTATTACCATGTTTTTTAACTTTTGGAAGTATTTCCTCTGGGACTTCTTCTATCTTTTTAGCCTCAAATGCTTTTTTTCTTTCTGCTTCTTCTTTGGCTTTATTAATCTCATCTATTTTAACAATATTGAGTTTTGCCAGCGTACTCTTAAGAGTATTTTGTCTACTAAGTAGTACTTTTAACTCTTTTTTATAAGACTCTTTATCTTTTTCAAGCTTTTTTAACGCCTTTTTATTTTCACTCTGTGTCTTAAGTAATTTCTTTCTTTTAGCGTCTATATTTGCTATTGCAACTTCTAAATAGCTAGTTTTTTCATTAAGCGAATCTATATTTTTAGAATTACTAAAAAATGTATCACTTAATTTTTCAGCCTTATTTTTTGACTCTTCAAGCATATTTTTAAGTATTTCAACCTCAATCAAAGAGTTTTCGTTTTCAGTATAATTCTCTTCCAATATAATAGAAAGTGAAACACTTTTTGCAATTACAAATACAAGATCTTCTTCTATCTTCGCTTGCTGTGTTTTTAATTTTGACTGAGATTTTTTCATATCAGAGAGCTGTGAAGTATTAGTTTTATAAGTTTTCTCTTTTAGTGCTAGTTCTTCTTTTAACTTTTTTAAATACTTATTTTGTTTTTTTAGTTGACGTTTTTGTTTTAAAATTGCCTTAGCAGTCTTTGACATTTTCTTGTTTATACGAGAGTAGTTTTTACTATAAGAGCTAAGCTTAGATGCAGTTTTTTTTATTTTTTTATCTGTATCTTCTTTGGCAGCTGAAAAAGTAAAAAGTAAAAAAAGTATAACAACTAAATGCATCATACCTCTTCTTTATGACTCAAAACAATAAAACTCGCTAATATAGTTGATAAAATCATAGCAATACCTAACATAATAATTAAATCCGTCACTGGATCAAATACAATAATTTCTATACCAATATTAGTAAACTGCTCTTTGACCCAATCGTTAGTTGAAATGTATGTGAAAAGAGCAAATGAAAAAGCAGTAGCTATAAAAGCATCAACTATTGCCAGTCTAAAGAGTACAGCTGAACGCAGCCAAGTAGGAGCACCAAATAGGGCCATAATACTCATGCGTTCATTATGTTTGAACTGCCAAATTTTTAGCTCTTTAGAGATAAGTAAAACTGTTACAACTCCAACTAAAAATGCAAATACTGTAATTACTGTTTTGAAAAGCAGTAGTAATTTGTATGTAGTGTCATGACTTCTAGAAAATGTCTCAACTTTAATGATGGATTTATTACGTTGGAGCTCTTTAGTGAGACTATTTATCTCATCAGGGCTTGGATAGTATGAAAGTTTCAACTTGTAAAACTTAGGAAGTGAGAGTTTTAAAAGTTCTATATTTTTTTCTGCTATTCCTGTGTTTAACTTTTTTATAACACTATCGGGACTCAACATTGTAAGGTCGGATATTAGACTGTTTTGGGCAGTTAAGGTAGCTTTATCTAAATTTTTTTGACTTACAACTACTAGGGAGTAGTTATTCGCAAGATTTTCTTTATACGCAGTTATAGACCTATCTACTATTATAAAAGTTTGTAAAGAAAACAGTATACTCAACAGTGCTATAACTAGGGAGAGATGGTTCTTAAGTGACTTCATTTATTCTCCCATACTCTATATGAAAATGCTGATAATCAACTTTCATAGTCTCTGGTATATGGTGGGTTACAACGATAACAGTAGACTTTAGTTGCTCATTTGCACCTTCAAGAAGATTCCAAATAAGTTGTGAAGAGTAATCATCTAGATTTCCGGTAGGCTCATCTGCAAGTATGAGAACTGGATTATGAGAAAGTGCTCTAGCCATTGCTACGCGTTGCTGCTCTCCACCACTTAACTCTTTTGGGTACTTACCTGCTTGATGCTTTAGTCTTACATGCTTTAAGAGTGAGTCTACTTGATTTTGTGTGACACTTTTATCATACCCGCTGATAATGAGAGGAAGCATTATGTTTTTCTCAATTGTCCACTCTTTTACAAGTTTATAATCTTGAAAAACTATTCCCGTATGTTTACGCAAAAGATTGAGTTTAGACTTAGTAACGCCTTTTAGTTCAACACCAGCAACGACTAAACTTCCCTCTACGGGTTTTAGTGCTCCATAAAGAGATTTTAAAAGAGTAGACTTCCCACTACCACTAGCACCTGTAATAAAAACAAAACTTCCAGAGTTAATAGAGAAACTTACTTTGTTGATAATGGTCTCCTCTTTTGAGTAAGAGAGTGATAAATTATCAGCAATAATTACTTTATCCATTTAAAATTCCATCTAAAATTTTATGTGCTTCAAGATTACTTTTTGACTTTAAAGGTAATTCAGGATAGTAAGATACACTGTTTTCTTTAATAATCAAATAAAGATGTTCAGGTCTATCATAGCTACCCATAGATAAACGCAGCATAATACCATCATCCATTTTAAAAGCTCTCTCAAAATGTATAAAACCACCTTCAAATCTATTTGTAGTTTTATGAAGTTTTAATATCTCTTCGAACGAAGATTTTCCTTTAGAAAACTCAAAATTTCCTTCAATATAAAGTGCCTCTGAATCTTCTTCATTTATCATAGTCACATCATAAATATTTTTTTCCATTTTACGCCATCTATCTTCATACTTTGAGACTATGGCAATATCTTTGTTTTTATTAATATGTAAAACCGTTTTGTTAAATGCTATAAAAGTCTCATAGGAGTAAGCATAATAGTTTTCACTGTCTGTACGAAGTTCTAACTGTCCATCTACTTTTAAAGCACGTCTGCACTCTTCTATAAAAGAAGTCGATATCACTCTTCTATGTGGCTTTTTATCCCAAGGAACTGGAAAGTGCACATAAACTTTTCCTACAAGATTAGAAGGTACTAGTTCCATAAAAAGCCTAGCATCATAATCTAAAACTAGGAGATTATCTAAGTTCTGAATACTAACTTGCTTTAAAACTTGCTCAATAGAAGGACGATGAATCTCAATCCCAATAAAAAGTATATCTTTATTATTAGCAGCTTGATGCAGTAGATGACGACCGGAACCAAATCCAACTTCTATACGAACTTCTCTACCAGTAGGAAAATCATTTGCAAAATACTCTATTTTTTTTAGAGCGGTCACCTCTTCTAAATGTATGTTTTTTTGGCCACTTAAAACATTCGAAGCTAAAACATTTAACTCAGCTAAGTTTGCATAAGCGCTAAGTGCACGATGAACATTATGTATTGAGGCTGGACGAGTCAATTTATCTGTCTTGAGTAGGTTTCTATTCTCCTCCTCTTTAACTAAAAGAAAAAAATCTTCCTCTTCAAAACTTACAGCTATTAGTTTCTCTTTATCATTATTTACATTTGTTGCAATAAAGTTAAAAGAGACCCCATTATGCTCGGATGGAAAACTAATCTCATTAAATTTTTCAATGTGTAAATGAGGCATTAAAGTCCACTCAAGTCTAATTCTTCAGGAACAGATATAATATCTTTTGCTTCTTCTTTACTAGCTGCAACTGGCTCAGGGATATACTCAGAAACAACTTCATCTTTTACTTTTTTGATTGGAGCTTTTTGAATCTCAGTAGATTCAGGAGTCACAATTTTAACCTCAACGCTAGCCTCTGATTTTATTTTATTTTCATCTAAGCTATAGACCATATATCGGTACGTACTATCTGGAAGAATGTTTGTATCGATAAAAGTGTTCCCAACTATACCTTCAAACTCTTCTTGCGTTTCATCAAACCAGCCTTTTTTATGCTTTTTTCTAATCACAAACGTTTTTGAACGCGAATCCGTCTTACTCCATTTTAGTTCGATTTTCGAACCTAGAAGTTGAGCTTCTACAATTGCTGGTGCCAAAGGTTTTGGAAGTGTCATACCTGCAATAGAGTTTTTCTCATGCTCACTCTCTAAGTCGTCTTTATCTACAGCACTTACTCTG encodes the following:
- the thrC gene encoding threonine synthase; its protein translation is MNFIQTRGIDENRPQSVTFSQAILAPIASFGGLYVPETLPELGEEFLTKHLNSSYKELAKDMLSRFEIDIDTDVIDEALSLYDEFDDKSNPVPVVKVKENLYISELYHGPTRAFKDMALQPFGIVLSSIAQKRNENYLILAATSGDTGPAALETFKNRANVQVACLYPDGGTSDVQRLQMVTEDAKNLKVIGINGVFDDAQNALKHLLASDSFKAALKEKDVSLSAANSVNFGRIIFQIIYHIHSYLELVRQGATAMGEKVYLNVPSGNFGNALGGYYAWKMGLPVEKIIISSNENNVLTTLIKDGKYDLRNCEVVGTTSPAMDILKSSNVERILFDLFGYKRTRELMNDLESKNAYELTKDELSTLRECFDADFCNGDEGKKYIKETFENDGYLMDPHTATCLKSYETCSNPDIKTIAYSTAEWTKFSPVIANALTGEVDAHDIDALESISKTANLEIPAMVKGLFTKEIAQDTIIEKEDIEKEILKFL
- a CDS encoding murein hydrolase activator EnvC family protein, giving the protein MMHLVVILFLLFTFSAAKEDTDKKIKKTASKLSSYSKNYSRINKKMSKTAKAILKQKRQLKKQNKYLKKLKEELALKEKTYKTNTSQLSDMKKSQSKLKTQQAKIEEDLVFVIAKSVSLSIILEENYTENENSLIEVEILKNMLEESKNKAEKLSDTFFSNSKNIDSLNEKTSYLEVAIANIDAKRKKLLKTQSENKKALKKLEKDKESYKKELKVLLSRQNTLKSTLAKLNIVKIDEINKAKEEAERKKAFEAKKIEEVPEEILPKVKKHGNSYQAVKTKKYRGVKTIAPLDEYTITKGYGTYTDPIYGIKIFNESISLKPKISDAKVKTVFNGKVIYADKTAVLNNIVIVEHNNGLHTIYANLSQISPNIKNGIKIKKGFTIGRVADELVFEVTQKSYHINPIRLFK
- a CDS encoding cell division protein FtsX, which codes for MKSLKNHLSLVIALLSILFSLQTFIIVDRSITAYKENLANNYSLVVVSQKNLDKATLTAQNSLISDLTMLSPDSVIKKLNTGIAEKNIELLKLSLPKFYKLKLSYYPSPDEINSLTKELQRNKSIIKVETFSRSHDTTYKLLLLFKTVITVFAFLVGVVTVLLISKELKIWQFKHNERMSIMALFGAPTWLRSAVLFRLAIVDAFIATAFSFALFTYISTNDWVKEQFTNIGIEIIVFDPVTDLIIMLGIAMILSTILASFIVLSHKEEV
- a CDS encoding cell division ATP-binding protein FtsE — encoded protein: MDKVIIADNLSLSYSKEETIINKVSFSINSGSFVFITGASGSGKSTLLKSLYGALKPVEGSLVVAGVELKGVTKSKLNLLRKHTGIVFQDYKLVKEWTIEKNIMLPLIISGYDKSVTQNQVDSLLKHVRLKHQAGKYPKELSGGEQQRVAMARALSHNPVLILADEPTGNLDDYSSQLIWNLLEGANEQLKSTVIVVTHHIPETMKVDYQHFHIEYGRINEVT
- the trmB gene encoding tRNA (guanosine(46)-N7)-methyltransferase TrmB — translated: MPHLHIEKFNEISFPSEHNGVSFNFIATNVNNDKEKLIAVSFEEEDFFLLVKEEENRNLLKTDKLTRPASIHNVHRALSAYANLAELNVLASNVLSGQKNIHLEEVTALKKIEYFANDFPTGREVRIEVGFGSGRHLLHQAANNKDILFIGIEIHRPSIEQVLKQVSIQNLDNLLVLDYDARLFMELVPSNLVGKVYVHFPVPWDKKPHRRVISTSFIEECRRALKVDGQLELRTDSENYYAYSYETFIAFNKTVLHINKNKDIAIVSKYEDRWRKMEKNIYDVTMINEEDSEALYIEGNFEFSKGKSSFEEILKLHKTTNRFEGGFIHFERAFKMDDGIMLRLSMGSYDRPEHLYLIIKENSVSYYPELPLKSKSNLEAHKILDGILNG